In Camelus dromedarius isolate mCamDro1 chromosome 7, mCamDro1.pat, whole genome shotgun sequence, the sequence CAGAATTctaaagcaaaatgttaaaatctCCAAAGTTCAGAAACTGGAAAATTAGTGTTGAAAGCAGGGGCTGGGAGACACTCCCCATTCCTTACCCCTCTCTAGTATATAGCTGGCCAAGGCCAGCTCTGACCCTGGCCAGACCTCTGGCTGGCCCTGCTGGCTGAGGGCTCAGGCCTCTGGCGGACCACAGTGAAGCAGACCCCTGGGTTGGCAGCACTGGGGGCTGTGCAGCAGCTACTCAATGTCAAAGCCAGCGTCTAGGACGGCCTGCTCCACCTCTTCCTTCTGCAGGGCCAAGCAGGAGAACTCATGCTTCCCCACCATGTAGGACAGGACGCCAAGTATGACCATGATCATCCCATCACCAGGCTTGAGCAGCGAAGCAGGGTTGCACAGAGCGGCGCAGTAGGGGCCCAGGCTACAGCAGACACCCTGCAGCCAGCAGGGTGAGCAGAGAAGCCATCCTGGGGCAGGGCCTTTAGATTCAGGGCCGACTGGGACCCTCCCTGGATGTCCAGCCCTGCCTGGACGGCTTCCTCCAGGAGAGCAGGTGAGGTCAGGAAGCAGGGCTGAGAACATGATGACCTAGGAAAATGGCCCAGGGGTGAATGGAGGGAGGCCTGGAAGCCGCAGTGAAGCTTTCAACCTGCTGCCCGGAGGGAGCCCAGGCTTGGGGCCATCTCTCGGCCTGTGGGGTCACATCCGGCCAGTCTGTTCTCTGAtttctgcctccccacccctcctgcttctccaggctCAGCAACCTCTTAACTGTCTACTGCCCTCCTCACCAGGAGGTCACAGCCATGAGAGCCCAGAGGACATTGCCAAatccctgtgtccccagggcaggTAGTGATGATTGGGAGCCAGGTAGATGCCACGAGCCATTCTACAGTTGGTTCAGGTGAGGCCCTTGGAGGCTGAGGGTCCTGCCAGCAGGTTTCTGATGGGACTGAGACCCCACCCTGCACTCCTGACTCCCCACGGAGGGCTTTTCAGACCCTTGTTATAGCCACATCCTGACCCCATCACAATCCTACTTTTTGCCCTTGGCACTCTCAGGGTCTCTGAGgcctggggggctggggtggtgaCCAGGAGAGCCCTCCTTGCTCCACCTCAAAGATCTAGGGGCTAATGGAGAGTGTTGGGATCAGGTGCTATACCTTTCCCACTGCATTTCCTGTTTTCTGGTCCAGCTCACAAATCCGGAGCTAAGGGGAGACAGACCCCACCTCCTGAATAACATCTAcccaaagagagaggaagggcccCACCAGCCCCCTACCTCAAGCCCCACTCCCTGCAGTCCCTAGAACCTGTCTCCAGGGACCAGGATGAGAAATGGGGGAAGGTGTTCAGGGCAGCCATACATCCTGACTCTGGCCTGGCCAGGGGTCTTCGTGCACTGGGGTAATCTGCTCAAAGTCAAGTTTTTGATGAATACACTCTAAGgaagggtttctcaacctcagtacCACTGACATTTCaggccagataattctttacTGGGGTGGGGGACCCAACTCTGCATTGGAGGATCTCtaccagcatccctggcctctacctaccAGATGTCAGTTGCATCTAATCTCTAGCTATGACAACCAAGCATGTCTCCAGGCACAGCCAGATGTCCCCAGGGAGAcaaaccctccccccacccaacccggttgagaaccactgtcttaaGGTTTGCCTTCATCAATTTGACATGTTTTGTTCATGCTAGGCAGTTTCAGTCCCTTTTAAGAAAGTCTGCATTCAGCTCAtgcaatttaataacaaaaaaacaaacaacacaatccaaaaatgggcagaagacctaaacaagcaatttccagtgaagacatacaaatggccaaaagacacatgaaaaaatgctcaatatggctaatcatcagagaaatgcaaatcaaaactacaatgaggtatcacctcacaccagtcagaatggccatcattccaaagtccacaaatgataaatgttagagagagtgtagagaaaaggggATCCTCCTATggtattggtgggaatgtagtttggtgtagtcatttggaaaataatatggagattcctcaaaaaactaaaaatggacttaccatataatccagcaatcttactcctgggcatatatccagaggaaactctaattcggaAAGaaacacgcaccccagtgttcacagcagcactgtttataatagtcaagacatgaaaacaacctaaatgtccatcaacagatgactgaataaagaagttgtgatatatttatacaatggaatattactcagacataaaaaaaaatgaaataaatgccatttgcagcaacatggatagacctggagatcatcattctaagtaagccagaaagagaaaggaaaatgccatatgatatcactcatacgtggaattttaaaaaatgagacaaatgaacttatttacaagacagaaacagactcacagacatagagaacaaatttatggttactagggggaaaggtgtgggaagggataaattgggagtttgagatttgcagatactaactactatatataaaatagataaacaacaagtttctactttatagcacagggaacatagttcaattcaatatcttgtagtaacctataatgaaaaggaatatatgtatatatgtatagctaaaacattattctgtacaccagagattaacatattttaaactgactatacttcaattaaaaaaagaaagagaggagaatcTGGAATAGTGATTTTCATTGTACAGTTTTTAATCTAGATCATCACTGAAGTAGATTCATGAGCATAAAGGGATATTCTCATACACAAATATGAATTATTAATTTCAttgtcaataaatgtttgatttaGAAGAGAATGTCTTCATCATCTCAAGCATTTTGATATAGTGACTTTTGATTAATTCAGGGAGATTTCCATTCAAGGGGACTTCTGCCTTAATTTCAAGCACAAGAGCACATTCCAAGATAactatcaagaaaataaattgctGAAGAGTTGGCCAGATGAGGAAAGAATCAATCTTCTCCAGATTAGGAAAACTACCATCTCAGCACCCCATGCCTCTGTTATCTTTCCTCCCACATGAGCCTCTGGGGTTAAGAGACGAGTCCAAAACTTGCAAGTGTAAACAAGACTTTTCTCTGGTGAGTTATAAGCAGCCAAGCAGAGCCTCATCTCAGGCCAAACACTGAAATAAAGGCTAAATATCTTCATAAAAATCAGTCACTGAGGGTAACACAAGTGAATGAATCGTTATCAAATCTCTGAGTGTGGgtgtgggaatagctcagtgggaggtcctgggttcaatcccaagcactttcattaaataaataaataattttttttagaaaacagattttttttttttaaatctctggatAGGGAAGGATTTCAAAAGCTTAGATAGAAGCaagtccaaaggaaaaaaaataatatattttattaaaaattaattaaacaaacatttGTCCTGAAACaatttaaagctaaaaaaaaaattattttactttggaaaaataatttggcaatTATTTGTCTAAATTACTTATGTTAAATTATTTGTACTAAAAGTTTCAAACTCTTGATCCATGAATCCTAAGTCTAGGAATCCAGCCTAAAGACAAATATATAGAAAGCCAAATATATAGAATCTTGcctaaattatttcttaaattatttgtaataaaagTTTTAAACCTTGATTCATTAATCCTAAGACAAGGAATCCAACCTAAAGCCAGAATCCCAAATACAGAAAAGACCTACTGCACAAGGATACTGCTTGCAATGTTACTTAAAATAATGAACACCTGTAAGGGTCTTACCTGGCAACCCATTAGGGAGCAGATAAGTCAAACCCCTGTGTACTGTGTACTTGAGCCTCTGTGTCCTGTTTACTAAGCAGCACTGTTAGGAAACTGCTATTTCCAGCTCACTGAGAGTGACATGGAGAAGGAATGCTAACCCAGTGTGGGGACAGTCAAGCAGGCACGAGGGGCACATGGTGagattgaggtgggaagccccataaaaaaagactggcaggacccccaggcagggacactactctcctgccagcaccatcccaGTCCCTGGCCCAgaagctctatctcactttttgcctctgaaacggcttaattctaggaaagtggaacttacccctaaaattctattggttccctgagctcactcctgattggttctttctttcacttctgattggtccatttccctcactcctgattggttatttctctccctcctgattggtccatttctacaaagcttgttcctaattagtcaacttttgttataccttatttgcatatcatgttgcaaagtgtaaactggcagcctataaaagcctgtgtaaccCTACAGATGGGGTCtggagcttggagtgttaactcctctgagTCCGCTGGcctaataaacctgagttctccaactctccacgtgctgcttggtctctcacccggatccaggttgctgtcacaactgagctgcaACAcggagctgtaacacgttttccTGCAACAAGACCACAGCCCTGCAAACCACTGCAGGTTCACGTGTCTGGGGGcacattcataataaaaaacCCTGGGATACATGTGATACACTCCATGTCACCAgtcattttaatccttttagaattatgTTAACTGGGtttcaatataaaaattctttatttaataaattggAGAGAGGTCtaacttcattttcttccaaCTGGAAAGACGGTTGTGCCATCACCATTTATTATATAATCCACCCTTTTCTTACTGGCTGGGAACACCACAGAGTCCAGTTTCTGTtcatttcactcagcacaatacaattagagtttatttctgtggaaatttaaaaacctgaaaagtAAAAGTTGATTCTGGGCGGTAGAGCTAACAGTGTGGTGGCCTCAGTCTCAGCCGGGAGCTGTCAGAGATACAGAATCTCACAACCAGAATCTGCACTTAGCGGACTCCCCAGGGGACTCCCGGGCACAGGAGTTTGAGCAGCACAGTGTGATGGGTAGAGAAGAAGGTGTGCAGCTGGTCTTTATATTGGCTTTGGACACTGGCCTTGAATCAGTAGGAACCTAGACCCTGTCACTTGCTGCCAGGAACCCCTGGGGAAAAGCCCATCACCTTCAGCTTCTTCGTCTCCAAGGAGGGGTGGTCCCAACACCTGCTCTACAGATTGCTGTGATGACGGCAGAGGACCAGGGGACACCAGTAACATAGCAGGAACTCTGTAGGGGTAGCTCACTACACACCAGGGCCTCAGACTTGCCCACTTGCAAAACACACTAGAGTTTGCTGCCTGAAGTCTCCGCTCATAGGTGAATTGTTGAAAGAGATttgggaatcttttttttttacataaaactttttattttgagatcatGTAAGGTTCACCTATAGCTGTAGGAACTAACACAGAGATCTGTCTAAGCTTTACCCAGTTTCTCCCAACAATGGCATCTTTCAGAACATGGTAAATATCACAACCAGATTTGTCATTGATACAACCCACTGCTCTCATTAGCTTTCCCCCGTTTTACTGGCACTCCTGCTttctgtgcatgtatgtgtatgtgtgtacgcaAGTTCTGAAAACTTTAACGCATGATTTGTTTATGTATGCCAACACTATTTAAATGGCTTGTACAAACAGAGCCTTTCCAGCCTTCTCAGAAGCGCTGGCAAAGTTAACTTCTGctctcagaaaaataaaggacTGATTATGcaagcagagaaaacagaattgAAGACAGAAATATTTAACCAGGTTCGAGACAAACTATTTTCAAAAGGAAGCTCACAGACCTCACTCAGTGAAATCTTAGCCATCTCTGAATCCTGTTTTCCACCCTTAGAGGTCTTTCTGCTCTGGTTCATGTTTTTCCACCAAACAACAAAGAAGGAAGCATCCTTGAACCATAATAAATGCTTGGTCTCTCTCTATGCCTTTGTCTCTATCTCTCTTTGCCCATCTGTCTTTCTTTATTCTCTCAGTTTCCCTGTCCTCTGTTTTAttctctcccacccccaacccccactagCACCACGTACCCTCAAAACATCACCCTCAGCAGTCAAGAACTGAGAACCCCGGAGAGCACATGTTGACGATCTTGTTACATTTCTGTGTTCTCGATATTATCGACTAGATAAGCTCCAGTCAGCTAACCTTGTGGCCTGTCTCCAACTGTGTGGAATCCGATTCCCTCCCTGGGAGGGAGGACGGTCTGTCTAATGAGATTATGAAACTCCTgatggggagaggctgggagaggagggtaGATATAAGGGGACCGCAGGAGTGAGGAGGCACAGCTGGGTCCCCAGCCAGGATGGAAGGCAAGCTCTATGCTGGAGAAGACTATAAGAAAGAATTTGACCCCCAAGACTACTTGAAGACCTACTATGCCTTCGATTCAGGCACTGTAGCTGAAAATGAAATCCTGAAATTTAACCTCAAAAACCTCTTCCAGACCTTCTCTTCAGGTGAGTGGCTGGTCTCTATCTCGGGAGGATGATGGGGCTTCACCTGACAGGAAGAACGGCAGGTGGCAGAGGACCTGTCCTCTGGGACACTGCTCACCAAGGATGCTGCAAAGGCAGCCCAGCCTGTGAACCTACAAGGGCCTCTGCCAGGTGGCCACCCACTGGGGCCGAAACACTAGCCCTGGAGGCCAAAGAACCAGGCTTGAACCCATGACAGTCGGCCTCAGTCTCTTCCCCTGGGAAATGGGAAGGTAACCTGTGGGGCTCACAGGCTCATTCTGGAGGGGAAATGAGACAACAGACATGAGCACACTGCTTGCATCTGACCATCTCTGCCTGTCTTCCCTTAAAGCCCGGCTTTGTAGCCTGGGCTCATGAATCCCCTTGGAAATCTGATAAATGCtctggtacacacacacacacacacacacacacacacacacacacacacacacagattcctaATATTCTATATGAAATTAAGAGAGTTCATGGGTAACCAAAGCCAAACTACAGAGCTCAGTTTACAAATCCCTGCTCTGGGGCATCAGACTGGGTGGTCAACAGAGATTACCACCCAAGTTCCTCAGTGCAACCCAGGGGTAGACCGAGATGGGAGAGAATGGGGTGGTCAGCCCAGTTCAGACTGCCAGTCAGTGGCAACAACAAAACTAAAGATCAGTTAATTTATGGCTGCCATGCACAGTTGGGCAGGGAGGGTACTGAACAAGTAGGGGTTACTCAGTCACTCAACAAATCTTGCCTAATTATGTAATCAGTGCCAAGAAAGCTAGATCAAGCAATATCcatagaaatacagaagaaagaagGCTTAGGGTTCACAGGGAAATCTCAAGATACTTCTGGAGGAGGGACACGCACTAGGCCTTGAAAAATGGACAGATGGGTTTgaatggaggagagaggaagcaaggGAAGAGAGCAGTAAGCACTTGGTGCTACTCTGAAGCAAAGAGCCTTCCCTGTCTTCATCGGAATCCCTCGCCTTCCCCGATTAGCTGAGTCAAAGTGGAACCACTGGCTCAGGTCTTACTCTTTATCACAAGCTCTGCCCTTGGCAGCAAGGAGgtagggagggaggcaggtggtggGGGTGACTTTCACCATTGTTTTAAACCCAGAGTCAGAGCACTGTTGGAAACAAACCAGTTCCACTTGGGAAGTCAATCTGAAACCTGCCCAGAAGTGCAGAACTTGTCCTATCAGGCCTCTGGGGGCAGCAAGGGGGACTTGATGTGAGCCAGGCTGTGGCCCACCCTCCAGCTGTTACCCACCTGAGCCCCAGGCATGGACTCTGGTGTCCCCACACATCTGGGTGCCACTCAATGGCAGGGTCGGTCTCCTGTGTGTCACCCTCCCCAGCCAGCAAgtcctggggaagggcagggcctGGCGTGTCCAGCCACCAAAGCTGGGCCCGGAGTAGGGTGTCCCCACCACAGACCCGCACGTGctgtctcctgcaggaggagtGGGAGGTGACATCCTGATCGACATTGGCTCGGGCCCCACCATCTACCAGCTGCTCTCGGCCTGTGAGGCCTTCCGGGAGATCATCGTCTCGGACTACACGGAGCAGAACCTCTGGGAGCTGGAGAAGTGGCTGAAGAAGGAGCCGGGGGCCTATGACTGGTCCCCAGCCGTGCAATACGTGTGTGAGCTGGAGGGAGACAGGTACCCACGGCCACCGTCCTTCTCAGACGaggtctccccagcccccacaggacAGAGCGCGGGCCTGccaccctgctccccccaccacctccctaCTCTTTCTTCCTGAACCACTTGGGTCTCCTTGCCCCCGAGCTCCCCCCTTCTCTTGAAGTGAGTCCCACAACCAGCCTTAGTTTAGCTCAGCTAAGCTTAGCTGCCTGTGTTCTTAGCTTAGGTTGCCCTCTCTGCGCTCCACGAGTTACATCCCGCCCGTGCTGTAGGACCAGCCTCAGTCTCACTGCTCCCTAGAAGCCTCCTCTGATTGCCCCTGACCACACAGATATCACGTTCCTCTGAAAACTAGTGGTTCAGCTCTCCTTTAACTAAATGTTGAATCCATGGATTTCAGGGTATCCCCCTGAAGCACTGTTGCCAAAACCCATAGACCAACATCACCCACCCCCTCTAGGCACCCTCCCCATTCAATTCACAGAGTGGACACGCATCTACCAGAGCCCCAGGGGTACAGGCAGCATTCTGGCCCTGATTCTAcagccaaggaaactgaggctcagacctGGAGAGTGACCTCTAGGCCACCTTAGAGCCAGGATAAAGACcagagtttaaatttaaattcctgCCCCACCCTAGGGTCACTAGGGCCTGACCCAGTTACAGGTGGCGGCAGCCTGAAGTGGGTCAGGGTTCGAGGGTCTCTAAGCACAGGGGTCTCCATGAAACCCAGCCTGGGCCTCATTCATTCCCGTCACCATTCGTGGAGAGCATTCTGAGGGTCACTCTCACTTCTAAGTACTGGGGACATCGCAGTGAACAAAGTCTCGGCTCCATGGTGCTCACTTCATACTAGTAAGGGCAACATAACCAACTAGGCAGAGGTGACATTCAGGGAAAGATAAGTGCCCAAAGAATAATCGTCAGCTCACAGGGGCTTAGAGAGAGGTAGGCGTTCTGTGTTGGCTATGATCTTGCCTTGGTCACCTCGGGCTGCCATTTAAATGGACCCAGGggcttaaaaacatttatttctcacagttctggaggataaAGTCCAAACCATGGTCCactgagggccctcttcctggcttgtagacggccgtcttctcgctgtgtcctcacatggaggagaaggagagagagagcaagcccCCTGGTGtcacttcttttaaaaagcacGAATCCCACCCTGAAGGGCCCcacatgacctcatctaactctGATTACTTCTGTAAACTCCTGTCTCCAAGTACCTTCACACTGAGTGtcaaggcttcaacatatgaatgtgaGCGGGGCATAATTCAGCCCATAGCAGATGGCAAGAGATGGCCTCTCCAAGCAGGAGCCCCCGGAGCAGCTTCCTGGGtgaggtgagggaggaaggactTGAAGATGTGAGGAAAGAGTGTCGGGCAGGGGACCAGCAAGGGCAAAGGCCCATCAATGGGAAGGAGCGTGTTTGAAGAAGCATGTTTAAAGGGCCAGGGCCTgcagggagcagggtgggggttaTATTCCTTACTGAGCCCAACATGTCAGTATGGCTGATAAAAAATTGTGGAAGCAGTGAGTAGCAATACTTGCACACAATGGGAATGCATTTAATGGCCCTGAATTGTACCCTAAAAACTGTTAGGATGGCAAACTTTCTGTTATatagatttataattttaaaaattaataatgtagCATAataacatttgaattattttgtataatcaaaaagaaaaagaaaaataggagaaagaGGTGGTGGAAGAAGAGGGCAAAGGAGGAATCAAATGTCAAATCCCTATCACCTACCAGCTGTATcgacttgggcaagtcactcagcctctctggacctcagtatcctcatctgtacaatgggggaatatgaactcactcaaagagttgctgaacagattaaatcactGGCCTTGACCATGGGGAGCACCCTGGaaaggggccagggcaggggtcaTGTCACAATTTTCATCATCACCTCTGTGACCCTTCCCCACAGGAGCAGATGTCAGGAGAAGGAGGCACGGCTCCGAAGGACAGTCACACGGATCCTGAAGTGTGACGTGACCCAGCCACATCCCCTGGCACCAGCCCAGGTGCCACCAGCTGACTGCGTGCTGACCCTGCTGGCCATGGAGTGTGCCTGTCCTGATGCAGACACCTACTGGGCAGCGATCCGGCGCTTGGTCAGCCTGCTGAAGCCGGGCGGGCACCTGGTCATGGCCATAGCCCTCCGCTGCCAGAGCTACATGGTGGGTGCCAAGAAGTTCTTTGGGCTCCCCTTGGAGAAGGAGACGGTGGAGAAGGCCGTGCAGGAGGCCGGCTGCCAGGTGCTGCGGTGCGAATACCGCGCCAACAAATACTCACACTTCTACTGCATCAACGAGGGCATCTGCTTTCTAGTGGCCCGCAAGGGCCGCAGGGCCTGAGGACACCCTGGCACAGAGGCCCTGCCCCAGAGGGCAAGTCACAGCCAGAGTGGCCAGAGTCTCACCCACAGCCCTCTAAAAATGGCTGAGCTTTAACTCCACCCTTCACTCTGATTAGCACATCCCAAGGTCACACGAGAAAAGCAGGCCCTCCTCTCCCCTAGCCCAGGGATCTGGCCCCCACACCCCTTCTGGTTCATTGCGCGTCAAAAATCAGGGAAATAAAGTGGCTCAACGAGATATTGTTGTGATTTGGGTTCCCCCTCAGCAGACCCGGGGAATAGGATTTGAGTGCAAAGAGCTGATCTGAGAGGGATCCCAGGAAACAGACACGGGAGCATGAgaaggaggaagacagggagGTGACACAGGGTGTGTCATCAAGCCGGTCACCACTGTGGAAACTGGCGCTCATCTGTGGGGCAGGGCCTTGGGAGACCCACCTGAGAGAGCTGGGCCTTTGTCCACCAGCTCCCAGTGTCATGGGTGAGGGCTTTCCCAGGGGCGTTAATTGGCAGCATCTTCAGCCTGCCTGTTCATGGGCCAGAAGGGGAGACACGCTCAGGCAAAGACTTGCAGGGCTGGTCCCTGGAGTTGGGCCCCAGGCCAGTGGGACAGGGAGGGGGCTCCGAGAGCTCCCCCAACAGATACAGATGCCGCATTGGCTCGGGTGTGGGGCCGGttctgggcagcctggcccttcTGCAGGAGGAGCAGGACCTCAGGTTATCAAAGGCCAAAGAACTGCAAGAACTAGGTGACTTCTAGGCCAAACTCCTGCTCCCGCTCAGGTGGGAAAGTGAACAACTGGGAGGGGAGGTGACCGACTCCTGACAGCTCAGTGAGTCAACTGCACAGCCTAAACAGGAGCCGGGGGCCGGGTTAGGCTGGGCCTGGGGGGAGACGGAGCTTCCAGGGAGTGCGTGCAACGTGGGGCCAGGAGAGTCCACTGGGAGCCTGTACCCAGCCCATGGACCTGTGCCCTCGATTTTTCTTGCTGAGGTCACCCCATGGGCCCAGCACCCTGGCCTTAGGAGGGGAACCAGGCATTCTGAGGCAGCTCCCCACAGTACCTGTGAGGCCAGGTTACTGCGGATCTGGCAGGGGATGGAGCCGCAGCGATGGTCAGCTGAGCAGCCCACGCAGGGCAGGGAGTCAGGCTGTTCCATCCATATGACCCAGAAAGCGAGCTCCTAGAGGTTAGGGAAGAACTAGGGCCATGTCCCTAGAAGAACCTTCACAAGCTCAGCTGTGTCTGGACACCCTCCTTCTCCACACAGATGGTCAGCTCACATCCCGGTCAGGTCCTGACACCGCGCTGCCATGTTCTCCCTGGGATGTGGGAGGGCGTCAGCCTTGGTCCACCCAAGCTTGGCTCCCGTGAAGCCCCTAATGCTCTCTGAACTGTGGCATGGGCCCCCTCTCTGCTCCCAGTGTTCGAACCCCAGTCACGCTCGCCCGAGCAGCCTCCCAAAGCAAACGCAGTCATGCCTCTGCCCTGTTGAAACCCTGGGCCGCAGACTAAGGTCCCACACATAACATAATGGCCCACGAGGCCCTCCACAACCTCACTGCTGCCTCCTGTCCTGCAGCCACCATGCAGGGCTCCTTGAACCAGGCCAGCGACCTCCCACCTGCACGTCCTCCCTACAAAgggctccttctccctcctccagcccatgTCCCAGCTCTGAACAGCTTCCAACAAGCTGTGCAGGAAAGGGCAGTGCCAGGGGAAGGGCTGAGCCAGGACCCCTCAGCCAGATGAAAGGGCAGCCTCCAACTGCGAGCCTGCTGCTAAGCCCAGTATTTTCCAAACTGCTTCCACGGTGCTCTTGGGAGTCCCAGAGGTCAGTAGCAGGCGAGTCCTCCTCCTTCCAACCTCAGCTGGGACTTGGGGAGCTgacaggagagaaggggcagTGGGAGACAGCAATGACTTCCCATGGCCACCAGAGAGCAGTGCAGGGCAGGAAGCTGCCAGCAGAGGTGCAGGGCGGGCAGAAGGCAGAGGTTCCTCAGGAAAGAAAACTGTGCTTGGGCCAACTTTTGGCTCATGGGGGCTGTGCCAGGCCTCATTGAGCCCAGAAGCCAGCACACTCAGCGGAGCCTGGAAACCCTTGGACAGGCATAGCCTTCAGGAAGCCAGAACTTCCTGTCTCTGGACACTGAGTTTCAGCTGGGCCCCAGAGACCAGGGCTTTGCAAACTAAGGTGCCTgtgagtcacctggggagcttgtttaCCTGTGGATCCTGATC encodes:
- the LOC105106408 gene encoding indolethylamine N-methyltransferase, which gives rise to MEGKLYAGEDYKKEFDPQDYLKTYYAFDSGTVAENEILKFNLKNLFQTFSSGGVGGDILIDIGSGPTIYQLLSACEAFREIIVSDYTEQNLWELEKWLKKEPGAYDWSPAVQYVCELEGDRSRCQEKEARLRRTVTRILKCDVTQPHPLAPAQVPPADCVLTLLAMECACPDADTYWAAIRRLVSLLKPGGHLVMAIALRCQSYMVGAKKFFGLPLEKETVEKAVQEAGCQVLRCEYRANKYSHFYCINEGICFLVARKGRRA